In Kogia breviceps isolate mKogBre1 chromosome 9, mKogBre1 haplotype 1, whole genome shotgun sequence, a single window of DNA contains:
- the LEP gene encoding leptin, with the protein MRCGPLCQFLWLWPYLSYVEAVPIRKVQDDTKTLIKTIVTRINDISHTQSVSSKQRVTGLDFIPGLLPVLSLSKMDQTLAIYQQILTSLPSRNVIQISNDLENLRDLLHLLASSKSCPLPQARAPETLESLGGVLEASLYSTEVVALSRLQGSLQDMLRQLDLSPGC; encoded by the exons ATGCGTTGTGGACCCCTGTGCCAATTCCTGTGGCTTTGGCCCTATCTGTCCTACGTTGAAGCTGTGCCCATCCGAAAAGTCCAGGATGACACCAAAACCCTCATCAAGACGATTGTCACCAGGATCAATGACATATCACACACG CAGTCTGTCTCCTCCAAACAGAGGGTCACTGGTTTGGACTTCATCCCTGGGCTCCTCCCTGTCCTGAGTTTGTCCAAGATGGACCAGACATTGGCAATCTACCAACAGATCCTCACCAGTCTGCCTTCCAGAAATGTGATCCAAATATCTAATGACCTGGAGAACCTCCGGGACCTTCTCCACCTGCTGGCCTCCTCCAAGAGCTGCCCCTTGCCCCAGGCCAGAGCCCCGGAGACCTTGGAGAGCCTGGGCGGCGTCCTGGAAGCCTCCCTCTACTCCACGGAGGTGGTGGCCCTGAGCAGGCTGCAGGGGTCTCTGCAGGACATGCTGCGGCAGCTGGACCTCAGCCCTGGGTGCTGA